A DNA window from Vigna angularis cultivar LongXiaoDou No.4 chromosome 1, ASM1680809v1, whole genome shotgun sequence contains the following coding sequences:
- the LOC108323919 gene encoding uncharacterized protein LOC108323919 isoform X2, whose amino-acid sequence MHPHSSYTFDSLSKSQELSSAIQSANNPSQIASACASIDSFLHSHSPDQSRHFFSIAFPTLISKLFGFDDPSSANAWIHHRHSHDLAPTLFSLLSPTGTLASAIAAVDRLSLVKYVFPAERLPQWTRSLLLNKSNASDSRPLSDLCPSLFKPSPSPSQIQLNVFEYFFFWFAYYPVSKAKIDNPNAASLKRPKKFIRLEDWTWTSSFPCFSASKPSLEGKPQCDLYTRLLCEYLRAFVPSYDLNAHQPYRSSILHYGSGYDASVVSRAEFVVNTLIHFWLVDNDFSPLPVTLCRDLGVSFPVGEAPPAPGLGEVVRLFVSYLSLSTVAAFSEGGGECGSPRWRAVEGPKSKDLGSVRSLCCWNFCVQRPLYRFLLRTFLFCPMAASVKNVSQVLSVWIGYLEPWSMNGDEFLKFDAINGENKDNPVPASVGRGFSHQWRDYVLSNYLYYSSLVMHFIGFAHRFLHSDVEVIVQMVLKVLDTLTSSKELVDLLKSVDSLFHSKQVGSGKPMLNNLYRYVPTIREQLQDWEDGLCETDADGSFLHENWNKDLRLFADGEDGGQQLLQKLNYKLYLVIILYPAFSA is encoded by the exons ATGCACCCTCACTCCTCCTACACCTTCGATTCCCTTTCCAAATCGCAGGAACTATCCTCGGCCATCCAATCCGCCAACAACCCTTCCCAAATAGCATCTGCCTGCGCCTCCATCGACTCCTTCCTGCACTCTCACTCACCCGACCAATCCCGCCATTTCTTCTCCATCGCCTTCCCAACCCTAATCTCCAAGCTCTTCGGCTTTGACGACCCCTCTTCCGCCAATGCCTGGATCCACCACCGCCACTCCCACGACCTCGCCCCGACCCTCTTCTCCCTCCTCTCCCCCACCGGCACCCTAGCCTCCGCCATCGCCGCTGTCGACCGCCTCTCCCTCGTCAAGTACGTCTTCCCCGCCGAACGACTCCCTCAATGGACCCGCTCCCTCCTCCTTAACAAAAGTAACGCCTCCGATTCTCGGCCCCTCTCCGATCTCTGTCCCTCCCTTTTCAAGCCCTCCCCTTCTCCATCTCAAATCCAGCTCAACGTCTTCGAATACTTCTTTTTCTGGTTCGCCTACTACCCCGTTTCCAAGGCTAAAATCGACAATCCCAATGCCGCTTCGCTTAAACGTCCTAAGAAATTTATTAGGCTAGAGGATTGGACTTGGACGTCCTCATTTCCTTGTTTCTCCGCCTCCAAACCATCCCTCGAGGGTAAACCTCAATGCGATTTGTACACGCGTCTCCTCTGCGAGTATCTACGCGCTTTCGTCCCATCCTACGATCTCAACGCCCACCAGCCCTACCGGTCCTCCATTCTCCACTACGGCTCCGGCTACGACGCCTCCGTTGTGTCACGGGCTGAGTTTGTGGTCAACACTCTTATCCATTTCTGGCTCGTGGACAACGACTTCTCGCCGTTGCCGGTTACTCTTTGCCGGGATCTTGGGGTGTCTTTTCCGGTCGGGGAGGCGCCTCCCGCGCCGGGGCTGGGAGAGGTGGTGAGGCTGTTCGTGAGCTACTTAAGTTTGAGCACTGTGGCAGCGTTTAGCGAGGGTGGTGGTGAGTGTGGAAGTCCCAGGTGGAGGGCTGTGGAGGGTCCCAAGAGCAAGGATTTGGGGTCTGTGCGGTCTCTTTGTTGCTGGAACTTCTGTGTGCAGAGGCCTCTGTATAGGTTCTTGTTGAGGACGTTTTTGTTTTGCCCTATGGCTGCTTCGGTTAAGAATGTGTCGCAAGTGTTGTCGGTTTGGATTGGTTACTTGGAGCCTTGGTCAATGAACGGGGACgagtttttgaaatttgatgCAATTAACGGTGAGAATAAGGATAATCCCGTGCCTGCAAGTGTGGGTCGGGGATTCTCGCATCAGTGGCGGGACTACGTTCTCTCTAATTATCTATACTACAGTTCCTTGGTCATGCATTTCATTGGGTTCGCTCACAGGTTTCTTCATAGCGATGTTGAAGTTATAGTCCAGATGGTGCTCAAG GTGTTAGATACCTTGACATCATCAAAAGAGCTCGTTGACCTTTTGAAGTCTGTGGATTCCCTTTTCCATTCTAAACAGGTTGGATCAGGCAAACCGATGTTGAATAACTTGTACAGATATGTTCCTACTATCCGTGAACAGTTGCAG GATTGGGAGGATGGTTTATGCGAGACTGATGCTGATGGCTCTTTTTTGCATGAGAATTGGAACAAAGATTTGCGACTGTTTGCAGATGGGGAGGATGGTGGACAACAGCTCCTTCAg